The following are encoded in a window of Methanobrevibacter ruminantium M1 genomic DNA:
- a CDS encoding flippase has translation MSEYVRFIQRIGLVGITNILISLSSLIFIPIITKSFTTAEYGMWAQVNTTIALVPNIANLGLPYTMVRFLSAEKDKEKIRDSFYPMISLTFISTVIICLLFLIFGHPIADALFNGSMQVLYITTAISFFACMNLMLITYFRTFQEMKRYSLFLVLQSYIGVFVSIYLTYAGYNIETVVLGLLTGYAAVFIMMAFLIVRHLGFSFGKWSNLKEQLAFALPTIPSNVSSWVVDSSDKYVIGILLGSVAVGCYSPGYALGSILLMFLSPFAVLLPTILPEHYEKGDMAEVDKYLSYSMKYYLLLTVPAAVGMSVLSKPLLYIITTPEIALGGYMVTPFVCLGAIFMGMYGITNNILILEKNTMILGKLWIIVAISNIVLNLILVPYLNIIGAAIATLLCYMLAFGVTAIASRKTMRLPFNRKELVKILIASAIMGAVVYMMNPSGIVNVLVAILVGVVVYFAIIFVLKAVTRKEIGIFKDLVK, from the coding sequence ATGAGTGAATACGTGCGATTTATACAAAGAATAGGTCTAGTCGGGATTACAAACATCCTAATATCTCTTAGTAGCCTAATCTTTATTCCAATCATTACAAAATCCTTTACTACAGCCGAATACGGAATGTGGGCTCAAGTAAACACTACCATCGCACTTGTTCCAAACATAGCCAACCTAGGTCTTCCATACACCATGGTACGATTCCTGTCTGCTGAAAAGGATAAGGAAAAAATAAGAGATTCCTTCTATCCAATGATAAGCCTGACATTCATATCAACAGTGATCATCTGCCTATTGTTTTTAATATTTGGACACCCTATTGCAGATGCGCTCTTTAATGGAAGCATGCAGGTATTGTACATCACAACTGCAATATCCTTCTTTGCATGCATGAACCTAATGCTCATAACCTACTTTAGAACCTTCCAGGAAATGAAAAGATATTCCCTATTCCTTGTTCTTCAAAGCTATATAGGGGTTTTTGTAAGCATCTACCTTACATATGCAGGATACAATATAGAAACAGTTGTTCTCGGTCTTTTAACAGGCTATGCAGCAGTATTCATCATGATGGCATTTCTCATTGTAAGGCATCTTGGATTCAGCTTTGGAAAATGGTCAAACCTAAAGGAACAGCTTGCCTTTGCCCTTCCAACCATTCCAAGCAATGTTTCAAGCTGGGTAGTTGATTCAAGCGACAAATATGTTATTGGAATCCTTTTAGGGTCAGTGGCAGTGGGATGCTATTCACCAGGATATGCCTTAGGAAGCATATTGCTAATGTTCCTATCTCCATTTGCAGTTCTTCTTCCAACGATTCTTCCAGAGCATTATGAAAAGGGAGATATGGCAGAGGTAGACAAATATCTCAGCTATTCAATGAAATACTATCTTCTTCTCACTGTGCCAGCAGCTGTAGGGATGAGCGTACTCTCTAAGCCATTGCTTTACATAATAACAACCCCAGAGATTGCTCTTGGAGGTTATATGGTAACTCCATTTGTCTGTCTAGGTGCAATATTCATGGGAATGTATGGAATAACCAATAATATACTTATACTAGAGAAAAACACAATGATCCTTGGTAAATTATGGATAATTGTAGCCATATCCAACATTGTTTTAAATCTGATTCTTGTGCCTTATCTAAATATAATTGGAGCGGCAATAGCCACACTTCTCTGTTATATGCTAGCATTTGGAGTGACTGCCATTGCAAGCAGAAAGACAATGAGATTGCCTTTCAATAGAAAGGAACTTGTAAAAATACTTATTGCATCAGCGATTATGGGTGCAGTGGTTTATATGATGAATCCAAGTGGAATAGTTAATGTTTTAGTGGCTATATTAGTGGGAGTTGTGGTTTATTTTGCAATTATATTTGTTTTAAAGGCAGTTACAAGAAAAGAAATAGGTATATTTAAAGATTTAGTAAAATAA
- a CDS encoding acyltransferase, producing MISKIFNIKQSIKRAYYTYRVKRVSKSCGDNLTVNNYSYVTPKTSLADNVNFNGMKIQGTANVSIGSNFHSGIDCMIITDSHNYEGEAIPYDETVISKDVVIEDNVWIGNRVIILPGVCIGEGAIIQAGSVVVKDIPKCAIAGGHPAKVFSSRDKEHYEKLKEEGKFH from the coding sequence ATGATTTCAAAGATTTTTAACATTAAACAAAGCATTAAAAGGGCTTATTATACATATAGGGTAAAGAGAGTGTCAAAGTCCTGTGGAGATAATCTCACTGTAAACAATTACTCCTATGTCACTCCAAAGACAAGTCTGGCAGATAATGTTAATTTCAATGGCATGAAGATACAAGGAACTGCCAATGTAAGCATAGGAAGCAATTTCCACTCTGGAATCGACTGTATGATAATCACAGACAGCCATAACTATGAGGGGGAAGCGATTCCTTATGATGAGACTGTCATTTCAAAGGATGTTGTTATTGAAGATAATGTATGGATTGGAAATCGTGTAATAATTCTTCCAGGAGTCTGTATTGGTGAAGGGGCTATAATTCAGGCTGGAAGCGTTGTGGTAAAGGACATTCCTAAATGTGCAATTGCTGGAGGTCATCCGGCAAAGGTATTTTCTTCTAGAGATAAGGAGCATTATGAAAAATTAAAAGAAGAAGGTAAGTTTCATTAA
- a CDS encoding glycosyltransferase, which yields MNILHVAHFFYPCLSAGGVVNASYQIALNQVKDNNVHVYTSDSCKQRLKFEDGRYDVDVDGIKVDYFRNLSNRFKLATMLDTPLSAYFRIRKDIKNHDIIHIHEHRQTLAILVSHYARKNNIPYIVQAHGSVLPFFQKEGLKNIFDKAFGFKILHNASCVFALTEVEKEQYIKMGVSEDKIEIVPLGINIEEYENLPEPGKFRSRFNIADGDKLILFVGRIHEIKGLDLLIDAFNLLIKDSSSPIKLAIVGPDDGYLDTLNERIAENNLESQVIITGPLYKREKHEALVDCDLFVMPSKYESFTTSGLEAMACGKPLVLTKNNHIHDWVDGNVGISCDDDEISLKEAMKKLLFDDDLSETFSSNGKKLIKEKYNWDMINEQILSIYNRFI from the coding sequence ATGAATATTTTACATGTGGCTCATTTCTTCTATCCATGTCTGTCTGCTGGAGGAGTAGTTAATGCAAGTTATCAAATTGCTTTAAATCAAGTAAAAGATAATAATGTGCATGTTTACACATCAGACTCCTGTAAGCAGCGATTGAAATTTGAAGATGGTCGTTATGATGTAGATGTGGATGGAATTAAAGTTGATTACTTTAGAAATCTGTCAAACAGATTTAAATTAGCTACCATGTTAGACACTCCACTTTCCGCTTATTTTAGAATTAGAAAGGATATAAAAAATCATGACATCATTCATATTCACGAACATAGGCAGACCTTAGCTATTTTAGTAAGCCATTATGCTCGAAAAAACAATATTCCATATATTGTTCAGGCCCATGGATCTGTACTTCCTTTCTTCCAAAAGGAAGGATTAAAAAACATTTTTGATAAGGCATTTGGATTTAAGATACTTCATAATGCATCTTGTGTATTTGCCCTTACTGAAGTGGAAAAGGAGCAATACATTAAAATGGGAGTCTCTGAAGACAAGATTGAAATAGTCCCTTTGGGAATAAATATTGAAGAGTATGAGAATTTGCCAGAACCTGGAAAGTTCCGTTCAAGGTTCAATATTGCTGATGGGGATAAGCTGATTCTGTTTGTTGGAAGAATCCATGAAATCAAAGGCCTTGATCTATTGATTGATGCCTTTAATCTTTTAATTAAGGATAGTTCTTCCCCTATAAAGTTAGCTATTGTAGGGCCAGATGATGGCTATTTGGACACTTTGAATGAAAGGATAGCAGAGAATAATCTGGAATCTCAAGTAATTATTACAGGACCTTTGTATAAAAGAGAAAAGCATGAAGCTTTAGTGGACTGTGACTTGTTTGTAATGCCTTCAAAATATGAATCCTTTACAACAAGTGGGCTTGAGGCAATGGCTTGTGGCAAGCCATTGGTTTTAACCAAAAACAATCATATTCATGATTGGGTTGATGGAAATGTAGGCATTTCCTGTGATGATGATGAAATTTCTCTAAAGGAAGCTATGAAAAAACTTTTATTTGATGATGATTTATCAGAAACATTTAGTTCAAATGGTAAAAAATTAATTAAAGAAAAATACAATTGGGATATGATTAATGAACAGATTTTAAGTATTTATAATAGATTTATCTAA
- a CDS encoding glycosyltransferase family 39 protein, whose protein sequence is MMFSNISKDLNIERKDYLCLFLLLVYSAIITVLLINFNESIGIYCSDVYIYLYNSLVFARMGYNNTYLYLSPLDFGLVELHFLFRLGFVNEVSIYAVTGVFSIFGSLGIYVLLKRYFNSLLSLAGGVLFTSFSLNLLWWANGTLDLPAVGLSVWAILFLILAVDESPKYYILSFVFLVLSIFTRYTCLFLIPLFLLYYLSKHDLFGFLDSLISDRKEAFSSLRSFLKTEEFRYLMIALVLALIVAVLFISVILYYGAELSFLEQGSTFASGSKGALDDYAHTTDTLFYFHDFLNFLFSQKVIFQENFIPTLTGASYLAYLILFILIIGISLGIYRFFNKNKSEDKKQFDNVNSSISNLKEFSFKTSHFKTLLYIGLLLSLAIAILGFKINSIITIAFLLIGLVIIFSLLKSKGLDRKDYSVPIFMIGWFLVYFIFFTFLNIKVNRYIITVFPAFIYFVILALNEIIGLLDGKSLKIGDLNLSNIIPIVLIVLCMFSAFSFTSTFEDNLDFNDYKIVADYLIDYDGDYASKDIAVFKQRTFNWWLKDSTIAVTTDQLDFLESSNITYYICDEDLKLENYTKIYNYKDIFLYERVNN, encoded by the coding sequence ATGATGTTTTCTAATATTTCCAAGGATTTAAATATTGAAAGAAAGGATTATTTATGCCTATTCCTTTTATTGGTCTATAGCGCAATAATAACTGTCCTTTTAATCAATTTCAATGAAAGTATTGGAATATATTGTTCAGATGTCTATATCTATCTTTATAATTCCCTTGTATTTGCCCGAATGGGCTATAACAACACTTATCTATATCTCTCTCCTTTGGATTTTGGTCTTGTGGAACTTCATTTTTTATTTAGACTCGGTTTTGTGAATGAAGTGTCCATTTATGCTGTTACTGGTGTATTTTCAATCTTTGGAAGCTTAGGAATTTATGTTTTGCTGAAAAGGTATTTCAATTCTCTTTTAAGCCTTGCCGGAGGAGTGCTTTTTACAAGCTTTTCATTGAATCTGCTTTGGTGGGCAAATGGAACTTTAGACTTGCCTGCTGTAGGATTGTCTGTTTGGGCGATTCTATTTTTAATCCTTGCAGTTGATGAGAGTCCAAAATATTATATCCTTTCATTTGTCTTTTTGGTCTTAAGCATCTTCACTCGCTACACCTGTCTCTTTCTGATTCCATTGTTTTTGCTCTATTACTTATCTAAACATGATTTGTTTGGCTTTTTAGATTCATTAATCTCCGATAGAAAAGAAGCCTTTTCAAGTCTAAGATCATTTTTAAAAACTGAAGAGTTCAGATATCTTATGATTGCATTGGTTCTGGCTTTGATTGTTGCTGTGCTTTTCATTTCAGTGATTTTATATTATGGGGCTGAACTTTCATTTCTAGAGCAGGGAAGCACATTCGCTTCAGGTTCAAAGGGAGCATTGGATGATTATGCACATACTACAGATACCTTATTCTACTTCCATGACTTTTTAAACTTTTTATTCTCCCAAAAGGTGATTTTCCAGGAGAATTTCATTCCAACCCTTACCGGCGCAAGCTATCTTGCTTATTTGATTCTATTTATATTGATAATTGGAATTTCACTGGGTATTTATAGATTTTTCAATAAGAACAAATCAGAGGATAAAAAGCAATTTGATAATGTTAATTCTTCAATTTCAAATCTTAAGGAATTTTCTTTTAAGACAAGCCATTTTAAAACACTTTTGTATATTGGATTGTTACTTTCATTGGCTATTGCCATTTTAGGATTCAAGATAAATTCAATAATCACAATTGCATTTCTATTGATAGGGCTGGTTATCATATTTTCCTTGCTAAAGTCTAAGGGTCTTGATAGAAAAGACTATTCTGTCCCTATTTTTATGATAGGATGGTTTTTAGTCTATTTCATATTCTTTACCTTTTTAAACATAAAGGTGAATAGGTATATAATTACAGTTTTCCCAGCATTCATCTATTTTGTAATTCTGGCTTTAAATGAAATTATTGGGCTTTTAGACGGCAAATCTTTAAAGATTGGTGACTTGAATTTGTCAAATATAATTCCAATAGTGTTGATTGTATTGTGCATGTTTTCTGCATTTTCATTTACAAGCACTTTTGAGGATAATTTAGACTTTAATGACTATAAGATAGTTGCAGATTATTTGATTGATTATGATGGGGATTATGCATCAAAGGACATTGCTGTATTTAAGCAAAGAACCTTTAATTGGTGGTTAAAGGATTCCACTATTGCTGTTACCACAGATCAGTTGGATTTCTTGGAATCAAGCAATATAACTTACTATATCTGTGATGAAGACTTAAAACTGGAGAACTATACAAAGATTTATAATTATAAAGACATATTCTTATATGAAAGAGTAAATAATTAG
- a CDS encoding UbiA family prenyltransferase, producing MNPYLEIIRPGNAVMAAISVVLMMIVGHYYDLPIILCAVIVFVCTGAGNTINDVFDYKIDEINKPNRPIPSGRISLKNARNYSYLLFAIGIILSFVIDYMINSIWPSVIVVPAVVIMYLYARNLKAMPLIGNITVATLTGFCFVIAGTVIACATSSLRILFISIYLGLFALFMTLAREIVKDMEDIEGDKLEGARTFPILYGKKIPSIVSIILIVVTTLMCPVLYIFGIFNVFYMIVMIVPICMFLYCAYSLKLNPPEEVCAKVSKNLKIAMLISFVAFVLGSFDWFSIFAAL from the coding sequence ATGAACCCATATTTAGAAATTATTAGGCCGGGAAATGCAGTTATGGCAGCCATATCGGTTGTCTTAATGATGATTGTAGGCCATTATTACGACTTGCCAATCATTCTTTGTGCAGTTATCGTCTTTGTTTGCACTGGCGCTGGAAATACAATCAATGATGTATTCGATTATAAGATAGATGAAATCAATAAGCCAAACAGACCAATACCTTCAGGAAGAATCAGTCTGAAGAATGCAAGAAACTATTCCTACCTTCTTTTTGCAATCGGAATCATCCTAAGCTTTGTGATTGATTATATGATCAATTCCATATGGCCTTCTGTAATTGTCGTTCCAGCAGTTGTAATCATGTATCTTTATGCAAGAAACCTTAAGGCAATGCCTTTGATTGGAAACATCACAGTTGCAACCTTAACAGGGTTCTGCTTTGTAATTGCAGGAACTGTAATAGCTTGTGCTACCTCCTCTTTAAGGATATTGTTTATTTCAATTTATTTGGGATTGTTTGCACTATTTATGACTTTGGCACGTGAGATTGTAAAGGATATGGAAGATATTGAAGGTGACAAGCTAGAGGGAGCAAGAACATTTCCTATATTATATGGGAAAAAGATTCCTTCCATCGTTTCAATCATTCTAATCGTTGTAACCACTTTGATGTGTCCGGTTCTTTATATATTTGGAATCTTTAATGTTTTCTATATGATTGTGATGATAGTTCCAATATGCATGTTCCTATACTGCGCTTATAGTTTGAAGCTTAATCCCCCAGAGGAAGTTTGTGCAAAGGTCTCTAAGAATCTAAAGATAGCTATGCTAATAAGCTTTGTTGCTTTTGTTTTAGGTTCATTTGATTGGTTTAGCATTTTTGCTGCTCTTTAA